A region of Subtercola boreus DNA encodes the following proteins:
- a CDS encoding GMC oxidoreductase, with protein MTHQPTIAVVGSGPIGAAYARLLLESLPDARVTMFEAGPQLTSTPGESVRNIADPDEKKRARDLSQGPQAGSLREELGLSLAPVVEGMFTAREGTHLLDFGGAGSAHAETFPAGAASTNVGGMAAHWTCATPRPAFSEKIPFIGEPEWNELIGVAEKLLHVQSAAFADSAVGGAIRTLLEGEFAAELPDGYGPSTLPVAGDPQPDGSMRWAGSDVVLGELIDPESPLAQRFTLRDLSLVRRIEHDGTRVTGVTVEDLRTGQTSTFEADLVVVAADAFRSPQLLWASGIRPRALGHYLTEHPVVISTVALDAERMARLATEEQLDEELARRATNPVDPVAAVNRIPFSEPDHPFSLQVMYSETTPFPMAPDAPYADNRWGYVNMGYGMRKQPRYEDGVTFDDGELDYRGFPNMTVQHALTPSEDAEIAQGTALLRRAGGALGHFVAEPRLLPAGSSLHYMGTMRMGLADDGASVADPWSRVWGFDNLVVGGNALIPTATAMNPTLMSVAIAVRGARAAASQLAASRLESVNP; from the coding sequence ATGACGCACCAGCCCACCATCGCCGTCGTCGGCAGCGGCCCGATCGGTGCCGCCTACGCCCGGCTGCTCCTCGAGAGCCTGCCCGATGCGCGCGTGACCATGTTCGAAGCCGGCCCGCAGCTGACGTCGACGCCGGGGGAGAGCGTGCGGAACATCGCCGACCCCGACGAGAAGAAGCGAGCCCGGGACCTGTCGCAGGGCCCGCAGGCCGGCAGCCTCCGGGAGGAGCTCGGCCTCTCGCTGGCGCCGGTGGTCGAGGGCATGTTCACCGCCCGCGAAGGCACCCACCTGCTCGACTTCGGCGGTGCCGGCTCGGCACACGCGGAGACGTTCCCGGCCGGAGCCGCCTCCACCAACGTCGGCGGCATGGCGGCGCACTGGACCTGCGCGACTCCGCGGCCGGCCTTCAGCGAGAAGATCCCGTTCATCGGCGAGCCTGAGTGGAACGAACTGATCGGGGTCGCCGAGAAACTCCTGCATGTACAGAGTGCAGCCTTCGCCGATTCTGCCGTGGGAGGGGCGATCCGCACCCTGCTCGAAGGGGAGTTCGCCGCAGAACTGCCCGACGGATACGGCCCCAGTACCCTCCCCGTCGCGGGTGACCCCCAGCCCGACGGCTCGATGCGCTGGGCGGGTTCTGACGTCGTGCTCGGCGAACTGATCGACCCGGAGTCGCCACTCGCCCAGCGTTTCACCCTTCGCGACCTCTCGCTCGTGCGCCGCATCGAGCATGACGGGACGCGGGTCACCGGTGTCACCGTCGAAGATCTCCGAACCGGGCAGACCTCCACCTTCGAGGCCGACCTGGTGGTCGTCGCCGCGGATGCCTTCCGTTCGCCCCAGCTCCTCTGGGCATCCGGAATCCGCCCCCGGGCTCTCGGCCACTACCTCACCGAGCATCCCGTCGTCATCTCGACCGTCGCTCTCGACGCCGAACGGATGGCCCGCCTCGCCACCGAGGAACAGCTCGACGAGGAGCTCGCCCGCCGCGCGACCAACCCCGTCGACCCGGTCGCTGCGGTCAACCGGATCCCGTTCTCGGAGCCCGACCACCCCTTCTCGCTGCAGGTCATGTACTCGGAGACCACGCCCTTCCCGATGGCTCCGGATGCTCCGTACGCCGACAACCGGTGGGGGTACGTGAACATGGGCTACGGCATGCGCAAGCAGCCCCGCTATGAAGACGGCGTCACCTTCGACGACGGCGAACTCGACTACCGCGGCTTCCCGAACATGACCGTGCAGCACGCGCTGACCCCGTCGGAGGATGCGGAGATCGCGCAGGGCACGGCTCTGCTGCGTCGTGCAGGCGGGGCCCTCGGGCACTTCGTCGCCGAACCGCGCCTGCTGCCGGCCGGGTCGAGCCTGCACTACATGGGCACCATGCGTATGGGGCTCGCCGACGACGGCGCCTCCGTCGCCGACCCGTGGTCGCGCGTCTGGGGCTTCGACAACCTGGTCGTCGGTGGGAACGCGCTCATTCCGACGGCCACGGCGATGAACCCGACCCTGATGAGTGTCGCCATCGCGGTGCGCGGGGCGCGGGCAGCCGCTTCGCAGCTCGCCGCGTCCCGGCTGGAGAGTGTGAACCCGTAA